A region from the Actinomycetota bacterium genome encodes:
- a CDS encoding glycosyltransferase family 4 protein, translating into MKKVGINLLWMVPGVVGGSETYTTRLLHGLAERDSRMEYILFALPQFASAHPDLTSRFETNYAPLTGQWKSFRVAGENSWLATQSRRNKVDLLHHAGGVLPLFPSQRPVLTIHDLQYLYYPDYFTRTKLLYLRRMVPRSAEGARLILTPSEFTRRTVIERLNIDPSLVTTVPHGISLREDKVDASDIRERYGIPGAFFLYPAATYPHKNHLVLLEAFAKLLKVHPKVSLVLTGARAWSEWKVAADMRDRIVEEIHHLGIHDEVKMLGYVSARDLDALYQEATAVTFASRFEGFGAPVLEAMARGCPVIASNATALPEVVANAGALVSPDNPDEWCDEMARLLEDETQRTMWTKLGHERAKDFGWTRSARILEDSYNYALETTL; encoded by the coding sequence ATGAAGAAGGTCGGGATCAACCTGCTGTGGATGGTGCCCGGAGTGGTGGGCGGGTCCGAGACCTACACGACGCGGCTGCTGCACGGGCTGGCCGAGCGCGACTCGCGGATGGAGTACATCTTGTTCGCGTTGCCGCAGTTCGCGTCGGCGCATCCCGACCTCACCAGCCGCTTCGAGACCAACTACGCGCCGCTGACCGGCCAGTGGAAGTCTTTCCGGGTCGCGGGCGAGAACAGCTGGCTGGCGACACAGTCGCGCAGGAACAAGGTCGATCTCCTGCATCACGCGGGCGGCGTGCTTCCGCTGTTCCCCTCGCAGCGTCCGGTGCTGACGATCCACGACCTCCAGTACTTGTACTACCCCGACTACTTCACGAGAACGAAGCTCCTCTACCTGCGACGGATGGTGCCGCGCTCGGCCGAGGGGGCACGCCTGATCCTGACGCCGAGCGAGTTCACGCGCAGGACTGTCATCGAGCGTCTCAACATCGACCCTAGCCTCGTCACCACCGTTCCGCACGGAATCTCGCTACGGGAGGACAAGGTCGACGCGAGCGACATCCGCGAGCGCTACGGCATCCCCGGCGCGTTCTTCCTTTATCCCGCGGCCACCTACCCGCACAAGAACCACCTCGTGCTGCTCGAGGCCTTCGCGAAGCTCCTCAAGGTCCACCCGAAGGTGTCGCTCGTGCTCACCGGAGCGCGGGCGTGGTCGGAGTGGAAGGTCGCAGCCGACATGCGAGACCGCATCGTCGAAGAGATCCATCATCTGGGCATCCACGACGAGGTGAAGATGCTCGGCTACGTCTCCGCGCGCGACCTAGACGCCCTCTACCAGGAGGCCACGGCGGTCACGTTCGCCTCGCGCTTCGAGGGGTTCGGCGCGCCGGTGCTGGAGGCCATGGCGCGCGGCTGCCCGGTCATCGCGTCGAACGCGACGGCGTTGCCGGAGGTGGTCGCGAACGCAGGCGCGCTGGTATCGCCCGACAACCCCGACGAGTGGTGCGACGAGATGGCGCGTCTGCTGGAAGACGAGACGCAGCGGACGATGTGGACGAAGCTCGGCCACGAGCGCGCTAAGGATTTTGGCTGGACCCGCTCGGCCCGGATCCTCGAAGACTCCTACAACTACGCCCTGGAGACCACACTGTGA
- a CDS encoding glycosyltransferase family 4 protein, which translates to MKLVVVTPHFAPDVAPTGNVVTRIVQELARLGHRVEVITSLPWYREHAVEPQFEGRLVRYEDMPWGRIVRLHPFPAPDKRALVRRAAAFAGFSLMGAAIAARGPKVDGVLAVSPPLTLGVTGWAIARRRGAKLVFNIQDVYPDVAVELGVLSEGTLLRAVRRLERFCYDRADAVTVLSEELQDNVRAKTAEPSKVRVIPNFVDAAWIAPAPLENDYRRHFGLTGKTVVMYAGNVGLSQSLETVLEAAGALGHERDLVFVINGQGAARADLERKARGLANVRFVNMQPLERLPEVLAAADIHLVPLKKGLAHSSVPSKTYSILAAGRPLIASVDRGTEIARLVERSGAGVAVPPEDAEALTKAIRQMLDSPEDRRAMGDAGRSFIEGWASPEAVAAAYAALFEQLAGGR; encoded by the coding sequence GTGAAGCTGGTGGTGGTCACCCCACACTTCGCGCCCGACGTCGCGCCGACGGGCAACGTCGTCACGCGTATCGTGCAAGAGCTGGCGCGGCTCGGACACCGGGTCGAGGTGATCACGTCACTGCCGTGGTACCGCGAGCACGCGGTCGAGCCCCAGTTCGAGGGACGATTGGTGCGCTATGAAGACATGCCCTGGGGGCGCATCGTCCGCTTGCATCCGTTCCCAGCCCCCGACAAACGCGCGCTGGTCCGCCGGGCCGCCGCCTTCGCCGGCTTCAGCCTCATGGGCGCGGCGATCGCGGCGCGCGGGCCGAAGGTGGACGGTGTTCTGGCCGTCTCGCCTCCGCTGACGTTGGGCGTCACGGGGTGGGCGATCGCCCGGCGACGGGGCGCCAAGCTCGTGTTCAACATCCAAGATGTCTATCCAGACGTGGCCGTGGAGCTCGGCGTTCTGTCCGAAGGAACGCTGCTGCGCGCCGTCCGTCGACTCGAGCGGTTCTGCTACGACAGGGCCGACGCGGTGACGGTTCTGTCGGAAGAGCTCCAGGACAACGTGCGGGCGAAAACCGCAGAGCCCTCCAAGGTCCGGGTCATCCCGAACTTCGTGGACGCGGCATGGATCGCACCGGCTCCGCTCGAGAACGACTACCGGCGGCACTTCGGCCTCACCGGGAAGACCGTTGTGATGTACGCGGGCAACGTCGGGTTGTCGCAGTCCCTGGAAACGGTGCTGGAGGCCGCGGGCGCTCTCGGCCACGAACGTGACCTCGTGTTCGTGATCAACGGCCAGGGCGCGGCGCGCGCGGACCTGGAGCGTAAAGCGCGCGGCCTCGCAAACGTCCGCTTCGTGAACATGCAGCCTCTGGAGCGATTGCCTGAGGTGCTGGCGGCCGCGGACATCCACCTGGTCCCGTTGAAAAAAGGGCTCGCGCATTCCAGCGTCCCGTCGAAGACGTATTCGATCCTCGCGGCCGGGCGTCCGCTGATCGCGAGCGTCGATCGCGGAACGGAGATAGCGCGTCTGGTCGAGAGGTCGGGTGCCGGCGTGGCGGTCCCTCCCGAAGATGCCGAAGCGTTGACAAAGGCGATCCGCCAGATGCTGGATTCGCCGGAGGACCGGCGGGCGATGGGAGACGCGGGTCGCAGCTTCATAGAAGGTTGGGCCTCGCCGGAGGCGGTTGCAGCGGCCTACGCCGCGCTGTTCGAGCAGCTTGCCGGGGGTCGCTGA
- a CDS encoding phospholipase, producing the protein MSLTSITRPADGEPDGLIVLLHGRGADEHDLYPLLDMLDPHRRLIGVCPRGPLALPPGGAHWYRVLQVGYPDPTTFRPTFDRLTRWFDALVDELDLMPDRVVVGGFSQGCVMSYALALGAGRPPPAGLIGLSGFMPTLEGFELDLAEVKDWPVAIGHGIYDPVIGVQWGRDARRRLEEAGAHVLYHESPIDHTIDPDFLSVIRSWVERVVPAR; encoded by the coding sequence ATGAGCCTCACATCGATCACGCGACCGGCTGACGGCGAGCCCGATGGTCTCATCGTCCTTCTTCATGGGCGCGGGGCAGATGAACATGATCTCTATCCGCTGCTAGACATGCTCGACCCCCACCGCAGGCTCATCGGGGTGTGCCCGCGCGGCCCTCTTGCGCTTCCACCTGGTGGAGCGCACTGGTACCGCGTCCTGCAGGTCGGCTATCCGGACCCCACGACGTTCCGTCCGACCTTCGACCGGTTGACGCGCTGGTTCGACGCTCTCGTGGACGAGCTTGATCTCATGCCCGACCGCGTGGTCGTGGGCGGGTTCTCGCAGGGGTGTGTGATGAGTTACGCACTCGCGCTGGGGGCGGGGCGCCCGCCGCCGGCGGGGTTGATCGGCCTGAGCGGCTTCATGCCGACGTTGGAGGGTTTCGAGCTCGACCTCGCCGAGGTGAAGGACTGGCCGGTTGCCATCGGTCACGGGATCTACGACCCCGTCATCGGCGTGCAGTGGGGCCGGGACGCTCGCCGGCGCCTGGAGGAGGCGGGGGCACACGTCCTCTATCACGAGTCGCCGATCGACCACACGATCGATCCCGACTTCCTGAGCGTGATCCGAAGCTGGGTGGAGCGCGTTGTGCCGGCCCGTTAG
- a CDS encoding DUF2079 domain-containing protein, translating to MKRPPAASDDPERWEIVTSLAARVGLGLAVAGYVAVLVPWVLRQHYGFSTFGFDLGIFDQGVWLLSRFEEPFVTVRGLNLFGDHTSFILLLLVPFYWLAPSASVLLIAQTAALAGAVLPVWFIARDRLRDENLALAAAIAYLAHPAVALTNLENFHPDSFEIPLVFGVLFFMMHRRWVGYTICLIGLLLVKEDVPLMTFVLGLYVAVRYDRKVGLLTSVGSLMWLGATLFLIFPALNGSGTLYGSRIGGAFGGTAGLLKTALLRPWDVLAVAFGPDKPWYLWQMGAPLAGMFLLSPGLAAVALLPLLSNLLSSFPYQHQIEFHYGTLIVPVLVTAAIFGIARLRSPAARTNAVIVMTASALVSGYLWGPVGRAPRGLADPSSERAVAIREAIALIPEDAAVSAAFFTVPHLTHREHIYEFPVPWRAQNWGDNSSNGARLSQTDLIDYVLVEYPMAPEMQEIVDSLDAEGFSEAFRSDGMLLLQREGR from the coding sequence TTGAAGCGTCCGCCTGCCGCTTCCGACGATCCGGAGCGTTGGGAGATCGTGACCAGTCTCGCCGCCCGAGTCGGTCTCGGGCTAGCGGTTGCGGGGTACGTGGCGGTCTTGGTGCCGTGGGTACTCCGACAGCACTACGGCTTCTCTACCTTCGGGTTCGACCTCGGCATCTTCGATCAGGGCGTATGGCTGCTCAGTCGGTTCGAAGAGCCCTTCGTGACCGTCCGAGGTCTCAACCTCTTCGGCGACCACACGTCTTTCATCCTGTTGTTGCTGGTGCCGTTCTACTGGCTGGCCCCCTCCGCGTCCGTGTTGCTCATCGCTCAGACGGCGGCGCTCGCGGGAGCCGTGCTTCCGGTCTGGTTCATAGCCCGGGACAGGCTCCGCGACGAAAACCTTGCTCTCGCGGCGGCTATCGCCTATCTGGCCCACCCGGCCGTCGCTCTCACCAACCTCGAGAACTTCCACCCCGACTCGTTCGAGATCCCGCTCGTGTTCGGGGTCCTCTTCTTCATGATGCACCGACGCTGGGTCGGTTACACGATCTGCCTGATCGGCCTGCTTCTGGTCAAGGAAGACGTGCCGTTGATGACGTTCGTGCTCGGGCTGTACGTCGCCGTGCGCTACGACCGAAAGGTCGGGCTCCTCACATCGGTGGGTTCTCTCATGTGGCTGGGCGCAACCCTGTTCCTGATCTTCCCCGCGCTCAATGGGTCCGGAACCCTCTACGGATCTCGTATCGGGGGCGCGTTCGGCGGGACGGCAGGGCTGCTCAAGACCGCGCTTCTTCGTCCCTGGGACGTGCTGGCGGTGGCGTTCGGGCCCGACAAGCCCTGGTACCTGTGGCAGATGGGGGCGCCGCTGGCGGGCATGTTCCTGCTGTCGCCGGGGTTGGCAGCCGTCGCGCTCCTCCCGCTGCTTTCGAACCTCTTGAGCAGCTTTCCGTACCAACACCAGATCGAGTTCCACTACGGGACCTTGATCGTTCCCGTGCTGGTCACCGCAGCCATCTTCGGGATCGCCCGGCTGCGATCGCCCGCGGCACGGACCAACGCGGTCATCGTGATGACGGCGTCGGCGCTCGTCTCCGGCTACCTGTGGGGTCCCGTGGGCCGCGCCCCCCGAGGCCTCGCGGATCCTTCGTCGGAGCGCGCCGTAGCGATACGAGAGGCGATCGCGCTGATACCCGAAGATGCGGCAGTGTCCGCTGCGTTCTTCACCGTTCCCCACCTGACGCACAGAGAGCACATCTACGAGTTCCCGGTTCCGTGGCGTGCCCAGAACTGGGGCGACAACAGCTCGAACGGGGCACGACTGAGCCAGACCGACCTGATCGACTACGTCCTGGTCGAGTATCCGATGGCGCCGGAGATGCAAGAGATCGTGGACTCGCTGGATGCAGAGGGCTTTTCCGAAGCGTTCAGATCGGACGGGATGCTGCTCCTGCAGCGGGAGGGCCGATGA